The genomic region GCAGACGTGTCACAGGTCTTCCAGGTCCTCGGTGGCAGCGGGCATGGAGGTGAGTGCCCCGGAACGGGGGCCTCCTGGCGGAACCCGGCGGCATCGTGCAGGCCGGCGTCCCGCTCAGCCGACGCATGGCCGGGAGGGGGCGGATCCTCCGGCGGGCGCGCGGACTACGGGGTGTTCAGCCCCGGTGACACGCCGCGGAGCACACACGCTTCAGGTCGACGTGACCTCGCGTCGTCAGGTGTGCGGATCGCTGCATGTCACGCAACGTATCCGCAACGCCGCGAGCCGGTCAAACACCTGACCGCATGGTGGACTCCCGCACCACGAAGTGGGACACGGGGAGACGTGCGCCCGTCATGGTCCGCGCGGGAGTCCCAACTGACCGCCGCGAGCGGCGGGATGACGCCCGGAATTAACCTCCGGTCTCTTGTCACGACCGTTCTACGCGCATAGTTTTTGGCCCTCACTACACACTTGGGGGCAGTTCCCGTGCACATAGCCAGACCCGGCTCCGCCCTGCTGGCCGCCGCCGTCGCCGTGACCCTCTCGGTGACCGCGCTGCCCGCCGCCTTCGCCGCACCGTCGTCCTCGGCCGTCATCTCCGAGGTGTACGGCGGCGGGGGCAACTCCGGCGCGACGCTCACCCGTGACTACATCGAGCTGGCCAACGCCGGCGGGACCTCCTTCGCGCTGTCCGGCTTCAGCGTCCAGTACCTCCCGGGGACCCCCTCCGCCGGATCGCTGTGGCAGGTCTCCGCACTGTCCGGCGCCGTCGCGCCCGGCGGCCGCTACCTCGTCGCGCAGGCCACGGGTACCGGCGGCACGGTGGCCCTGCCCGCCCCCGACGCCGCCGGCACGGTCGCGATGTCCGCCGCCAGCGGCACCGTCGCGCTCGTCTCCGGCACCACCCCGCTGACGTGCAGGACCGCGGCGGACTGCGCGGCCGACACCCGGATCGTGGATCTCGTCGGCTACGGCTCCGCGGTCGTGCGCGAGGGCGGCGGCCCGGCGGCGGGCGCCTCCGCGACCGCCTCGGTGGCGCGCGGCACGTCCCTGGCGGACACGGACGACAACGCGGCCGACCTGACCGCCGGAGCCCCGACGCCGGTCAACGCCGCCGGCGAGACCTCCGGGGGTTCCGGACCGGGCGAGCCCGGCGGGCCTACCGAGCCCGGCACGGTGCGGGTGCACGACATCCAGGGCACGACCCGCCTCTCCCCGCTCGCCGGGCAGCCGGTCTCCGGCGTCCCCGGCGTCGTCACCGGCGTACGGACCACGGGTTCCCGCGGCTTCTGGATCCAGGACACGGCACCCGACGACGACTCCCGTACGAGCGAAGGCCTGTTCGTCTACACCGGGTCCACCGCCCCCGCCGTCGCCGTCGGCGACTCGGTGCTGGTCAGCGGCAAGGTCGCCGAGTACTACCCGGCCACCGGCGCCCAGTCGCTCACCCAGATCACCGCCCCGCTGACCACGGTCCTGTCCTCGGGCAACCCGCTTCCGGAGGCGGTCGTCCTCGACGCCTCCTCGGTGCCGGACGGCTATGTGCCTACAGCCGGCGGCGGTTCGATCGAGGCGCTCGCCCTCGCCCCGGAGACGTACGCCCTGGATCTGTACGAGTCCCTGGAGGGCGCCCGCGTCACGATGGCCGACACCCGGGTGACGGGCGCGACGACCGCGTACGACGAGGTCTGGGTGACGGTGAAGCCGCGGGAGAACCCCACCCGGCGCGGCGGCACGCTGTACGCCTCGTACGAGGACCAGAACACCGGCCGCCTCAAGGTGATGTCGCTGGACGCGGAGCGGCCCGTCCCGGTCGCCGACGTGGGCGACGTGCTGTCCGGCTCCACCACGGGCGTCGTCGACTACGCGTCGTACGGCGGCTACAACGTGCAGGCCACCGAGCTGGGCGCGCTGAAGGACAACGGCCTGAAGCGCGAGGTGACGCGCAAGCAGAAGCGCACGGAGGTCGCCGTCGCCACGTACAACGTGGAGAACCTCGACGCGGCCGACGAGCAGGCCAAGTTCGACACGCTC from Streptomyces sp. QL37 harbors:
- a CDS encoding lamin tail domain-containing protein; its protein translation is MHIARPGSALLAAAVAVTLSVTALPAAFAAPSSSAVISEVYGGGGNSGATLTRDYIELANAGGTSFALSGFSVQYLPGTPSAGSLWQVSALSGAVAPGGRYLVAQATGTGGTVALPAPDAAGTVAMSAASGTVALVSGTTPLTCRTAADCAADTRIVDLVGYGSAVVREGGGPAAGASATASVARGTSLADTDDNAADLTAGAPTPVNAAGETSGGSGPGEPGGPTEPGTVRVHDIQGTTRLSPLAGQPVSGVPGVVTGVRTTGSRGFWIQDTAPDDDSRTSEGLFVYTGSTAPAVAVGDSVLVSGKVAEYYPATGAQSLTQITAPLTTVLSSGNPLPEAVVLDASSVPDGYVPTAGGGSIEALALAPETYALDLYESLEGARVTMADTRVTGATTAYDEVWVTVKPRENPTRRGGTLYASYEDQNTGRLKVMSLDAERPVPVADVGDVLSGSTTGVVDYASYGGYNVQATELGALKDNGLKREVTRKQKRTEVAVATYNVENLDAADEQAKFDTLARGVAVSLSSPDIVSLEEIQDDNGAVDDGTVGSEATLKRFTDAIVAAGGPRYAWRYVAPADGQDGGEPGGNIRNVFLFNPGRVDFVDRPGGDATTAVKAVKTRKGATLSVSPGRINPTSTAWDSSRKPLVGEFRFRGEPVFVIANHFASKGGDQSLHGRYQEPVRSSETQRVRQATEVNTFVTSLLKADRSARVVTLGDLNDFAFSPTMKALTSGRVLQPLITTLPAGERYSYVYDGNSQTLDHILTSPAIRRFDYDVVHINAEFADQASDHDPQIVRIDVKGRGHRR